The genomic segment GAACAGTTCGGCGGCGCGGCGCGGGGCCATGGTGTGGCTGCTCGACGGGCCGACGCCGACGCGGAAGAGCTCGCGGATCGATTGCATGGGAGGCCGCTCCTCGAAGGAAGCGGCATTGTAGCCGAGCCGCCGCGGACGACCGTTCGGGCGCCCGGCGACGGCGACCGAGCCGGCGACGCGGCGGAGGCGCCGGCCGGCGGCGCCGCAAGAAACGGACGACGCCCCGGCCCCCCCGGGCGAGGCGTCGCCCATCCCCCTGCCGTCAAAGGAAGGTCGGCGAAAGCCCCCCGGCGTCGCCGACCTTCCCGACTTCGCGCCTCACCGCTGCCGAACCGTTCGTGATTCAAAGTGGTTCAACTGTTAGAACGGAACGGCGCCGGCGACCGAACCGAAATTCCAAAAATAGATCGGCGCCGAAAGACGCGGCGGGGGTTCGGGCGTCCCGCCGACAATCGGAGTTAATCTTTCACGTCGCCAACGCGACGGAGGGTCGAAGGGGATGCCAGAAGAGACGCTGCGTTCCGCGATCGCGAAGTTGACCGGCGCCACCCGCAGCCAGCTCGAGGACGGAGTGCGCGACATCAGCCGCGTGATGCCCGCGCTCCCCGACGCCGAGTTCCGGCAGGCGGTCGAGGCGCTCTGCTCGTTGTTCTACGTCGACACGTACGACCACCCCGAGCTCGAGCCGCTGCTCGACCTCGCGGCGAAGTGCCTCGCGCGGCAGGGGGTCAAGGTCGTCCCGCTGCTGCTGGAGTTCATGGAAGGCTCGGACGTCAAGAGCCACATCCACCTCGGCCAGGCGATCGGCATGGTCGGCGCGGCGGCGATCCCCGCGCTGCGGCGGTTCATCGCCACGGCCGACGACCCGTACAGCCGCGCCTTCGCGCTCTTCGCGATCGGCAAGGTCCGGGCCCCCGAGGTCGCCGAGGCGCTGCCGGAGGTCATCGGCTCGCTGATGCACCCCGACAAGGAAGTCCGCGACAGCGCGGCGCGCGCCGTCGGCAAGATCGTCGAGGTCGTGCCGCCGGAGCAGCTCGGCGACCGGCGGCGGACGGAGATCTACGACGCCCTGTTCCGCGCCCTCGACGACAAGCACGCCGCGGTCCGGGCCAAGGCGGTCCGCTCGCTGGGCAAGCTCGCGCTGGCCGGCTACCTCGCCGGCGAGCAGGAAGAGAAGCTCAAGACGGCCCTCCGCCGGATGCTCGGCGAAGGGGACGCCTACGACTGGGACCGCGCCTACATCGTCCGGCGCGAGGCGGAAGAGGCCCTCTGGCGCTCGAACGCCCCCCGCGGCTGAGCGGTTCGGCGGAATCGACGGGGAGGCGGTCGCTTCGGCGGCCGCCTCTTTCCGTTTCCGGACCCCGGCCGCCCGCCGCCGCGAAGCGGGCGCGCTTCGCGCTCTGCGGCGGCGCAATCGGCGCCAACGGTCGTCGCCCCGCCGCGCCCGGGACTAGACTCCGGGAATCCCTTCCTCAAGGAGCGTTCCGATGAAGCTGTTGCCTCTGCTCGCCTTGGCTCTTCCCTTGGCCGCCTTCGCCGCGCCGCCCGCGCCGCAGGACGGCCCGCTGCCGTCCCTGCCCTACACGCCGGCCCTCGACGCCGCCGCGATGGACCGCGCGGCCGACCCCTGCGTCGACTTCTACCAGTTCTCGTGCGGCGGGTGGATCAAGAACAACCCGATCCCCGCCGATCAGGCGAGCTGGGACGTCTACGGCAAGCTGCATCAAGAGAACATGCGCTACCTCTGGGGGCTCCTCGACCGCGCCTCCCGCCCCGACGCCGCGCGCGGCGCCGCGGAGCGCCGGGTCGGCGACTACTTCGCCGCCTGCATGGACGAGGCCGCGGTGGACAAGCGCGGCGCCGCGCCGCTGAAGCCGGTCCTCGCGCGAATCGCCGCCCTGCGGACGAAGGACGACGTGCTCCGCTTCGTCGCCGCCGAGCAGCTCGCCGGCGGCGCGCCGCTCTTCGGCTTCGGCTCGACGCAGGACCTCGCCGACGCGGAGAAGGTGATCGCCGGGATCGACCGCGGCGGCATGGGTCTCCCCGAGCGGGACTACTACCTGAGCAAGGAAGCGCGCTTCGCCGACATCCGCGCCAAGTACCGCGCCCACGTGGAGAAGATGTTCAAGCTCCTCGGCGACGCGCCGGAAGAGGCCGCCCGCGAGGCCGAGGCCGCGCTGCGCGTCGAGACCGCGCTCGCCGAGGCGTCGTACTCGGCCGTCGATCGCCGCAACCCGCACAACATGGACCACAAGATGGCCAAGGCCGAGCTGGCCAAGCTCGCCCCGTCGATCCCCTGGAACGCCTACTTCGCCGCCGCCGGCGCCCCCGCCTTCGCGCAGGTCAACGTCGCCGAGCCGAAGTTCGTGGAGAAGGTCTCCGCGCTGCTGAAGGCCGGCCCGGACGCCGACCTCAAGAGCTACCTGCGCTGGCAGGCGCTCCACGCGCGCGCCGACGAGCTCGCCCGCCCGTTCGCCGAAGAGAGCTTCGACTTCTACGGCCGCACGATGCGCGGCCGCCGCGA from the bacterium genome contains:
- a CDS encoding HEAT repeat domain-containing protein: MPEETLRSAIAKLTGATRSQLEDGVRDISRVMPALPDAEFRQAVEALCSLFYVDTYDHPELEPLLDLAAKCLARQGVKVVPLLLEFMEGSDVKSHIHLGQAIGMVGAAAIPALRRFIATADDPYSRAFALFAIGKVRAPEVAEALPEVIGSLMHPDKEVRDSAARAVGKIVEVVPPEQLGDRRRTEIYDALFRALDDKHAAVRAKAVRSLGKLALAGYLAGEQEEKLKTALRRMLGEGDAYDWDRAYIVRREAEEALWRSNAPRG
- a CDS encoding M13 family metallopeptidase; the encoded protein is MKLLPLLALALPLAAFAAPPAPQDGPLPSLPYTPALDAAAMDRAADPCVDFYQFSCGGWIKNNPIPADQASWDVYGKLHQENMRYLWGLLDRASRPDAARGAAERRVGDYFAACMDEAAVDKRGAAPLKPVLARIAALRTKDDVLRFVAAEQLAGGAPLFGFGSTQDLADAEKVIAGIDRGGMGLPERDYYLSKEARFADIRAKYRAHVEKMFKLLGDAPEEAAREAEAALRVETALAEASYSAVDRRNPHNMDHKMAKAELAKLAPSIPWNAYFAAAGAPAFAQVNVAEPKFVEKVSALLKAGPDADLKSYLRWQALHARADELARPFAEESFDFYGRTMRGRREMPPRWKFCANSVDRDLGEELGKLYVEKTFPPAAKQEAARMTALIKEAMAAEIKALDWMSPETKKRALEKLASIRDKVGYPEHWRDYSSIKVDRADFVGNVERAQRFEMRRQLGKIGRPLDRGEWGMTPPTVNAYFNPQMNDINFPAGVLQPPLFDLKIDLAPSYGDTGGTIGHELTHGFDDEGRQFDAKGNLVDWWNEKDAKAFEERVACVKKQYAGYVVVDDIHINSDLSAGEDVADLGGTLLGYLAWKKATAGQTLEPREGLTPDQRFFVGMAQWACGADRAENMRLRAATDPHSPLKYRINGVVANLPQFAQAFACKAGQPMVNPQPCKVW